One genomic segment of Streptomyces liangshanensis includes these proteins:
- a CDS encoding ABC transporter ATP-binding protein, with amino-acid sequence MIEVEGLTKRFGRKVAVDHLSFEVRPGVVTGFLGPNGAGKSTTMRMMLDLDNPSGGSVRIDGKRYRDLAEPLTHIGALLEAKAMHGGRTAYNNLLCLAQSNRIPERRVSEVLDMVGLTAVARKKSKGFSLGMGQRLGIASALLGDPEILMFDEPVNGLDPEGIHWIRNLMKALAAEGRTIFVSSHLMSEMALTADHLIVIGQGRLLANTSMAQFIHDNSRSYARLRSPQREELRDVLAAAGHTPVEGEGGVLEVDGAETEELGELAARHGIVLHELSAQRASLEDAFMQMTAESVEYHAHAAAGGGPPTGGAVPQWGPDRFEGKGA; translated from the coding sequence ATGATCGAGGTTGAGGGTCTCACCAAGCGCTTCGGCCGCAAGGTCGCCGTCGACCACCTCTCCTTCGAGGTCAGACCCGGGGTCGTGACGGGCTTTCTGGGGCCCAACGGCGCGGGCAAGTCCACCACGATGCGGATGATGCTCGATCTGGACAATCCGAGCGGTGGCTCGGTCAGGATCGACGGCAAGCGCTACCGCGACCTCGCGGAGCCCCTCACCCACATCGGGGCGCTGCTGGAGGCGAAGGCCATGCACGGTGGCCGGACCGCGTACAACAACCTCCTCTGTCTCGCGCAGAGCAATCGCATTCCGGAGCGCCGGGTGTCCGAGGTGCTGGACATGGTCGGACTGACGGCCGTGGCGCGGAAGAAGTCCAAGGGTTTCTCCCTTGGTATGGGCCAACGCCTCGGAATCGCCTCGGCGCTGCTCGGTGATCCCGAGATCCTGATGTTCGACGAACCGGTCAATGGTCTGGACCCCGAGGGAATTCACTGGATCCGCAATCTGATGAAAGCCCTGGCGGCCGAGGGCCGGACGATCTTCGTCTCCAGTCACCTGATGAGTGAAATGGCCCTGACAGCGGATCACTTGATCGTGATCGGTCAGGGACGGCTTCTCGCGAACACCTCGATGGCCCAGTTCATCCACGACAACTCCCGCAGTTACGCGCGTCTGCGCTCGCCGCAGCGCGAGGAGTTGAGGGACGTGCTCGCGGCGGCCGGCCACACCCCGGTCGAGGGGGAGGGCGGGGTCCTGGAGGTCGACGGGGCCGAGACCGAGGAGCTGGGTGAGCTGGCGGCGCGGCACGGCATCGTGCTGCACGAGCTGAGCGCCCAGCGCGCCTCCCTGGAGGACGCCTTCATGCAGATGACCGCGGAGTCCGTCGAGTACCACGCCCACGCGGCGGCCGGCGGGGGCCCGCCGACCGGGGGCGCGGTGCCGCAGTGGGGTCCGGACCGGTTCGAGGGCAAGGGAGCCTGA
- a CDS encoding cellulose-binding protein gives MSDTSSPFGFELVRRGYDRGQVDDRITKLVADRDSALARITALEKRIEELHLETQNAQAQVSDAEPSYAGLGARVEKILRLAEEEAKDLREEARRAAEQHRELAESAAQQVRNDAESFATERKARAEDEGTRIVDKAKGDAQTLRSEAQKDAQSKREEADALFEETRAKAAQAAADFETNLAKRREQSERDLASRQAKAEKRLAEIEHRAEQLRLEAEKLRTDAERRARQTVETAQRQSEDIVADANAKADRIRSESERELAALTNRRDSINAQLTNVREMLATLTGAAVAAAGTPADDEPISRGVPAQQSR, from the coding sequence ATGAGTGACACATCCTCCCCATTCGGCTTCGAGCTCGTGCGGCGTGGTTACGACCGTGGTCAGGTGGACGACCGCATTACCAAACTCGTCGCCGACCGTGACAGCGCCCTGGCCCGCATCACCGCGCTGGAAAAGCGCATCGAGGAGCTGCATCTCGAAACGCAGAACGCCCAGGCCCAGGTCAGCGACGCGGAGCCGTCGTACGCCGGCCTCGGCGCGCGTGTAGAGAAGATCCTCCGTCTCGCCGAGGAGGAGGCGAAGGACCTGCGCGAGGAGGCCCGTCGCGCGGCGGAACAGCACCGCGAGCTCGCCGAGTCGGCGGCCCAGCAGGTCCGTAACGACGCCGAGTCGTTCGCGACGGAGCGCAAGGCCCGGGCCGAGGACGAGGGCACGCGCATCGTCGACAAGGCGAAGGGCGACGCGCAGACGCTGCGCTCGGAGGCGCAGAAGGACGCGCAGTCCAAGCGCGAGGAGGCGGACGCGCTCTTCGAGGAGACCCGCGCCAAGGCCGCCCAGGCCGCCGCGGACTTCGAGACGAACCTCGCCAAGCGGCGTGAGCAGTCGGAGCGTGACCTCGCGTCGCGTCAGGCGAAGGCCGAGAAGCGCCTGGCGGAGATCGAGCACCGCGCCGAGCAGCTGCGCCTGGAGGCCGAGAAGCTGCGTACGGACGCGGAGCGCCGCGCCCGTCAGACGGTGGAGACGGCCCAGCGTCAGTCCGAGGACATCGTGGCCGACGCGAACGCCAAGGCCGACCGGATCCGCAGCGAGTCGGAGCGCGAGCTGGCGGCGCTCACCAACCGCCGCGACTCGATCAACGCGCAGCTGACCAACGTCCGCGAGATGCTGGCGACGCTGACCGGTGCCGCGGTGGCCGCCGCGGGCACGCCGGCCGACGACGAGCCGATCTCCCGCGGGGTGCCGGCGCAGCAGTCGCGCTGA
- a CDS encoding ABC transporter permease yields the protein MTAAPAVLRSEWTKIRTVSSTTWTLISALVVTVALGAVLCAVYNATFDDLSDAQRATFDPTFASFSGMVLGQLAMVVFGVLVVGSEYSSGMIRTSLAAVPRRSLFLFSKIFVAGVLALIVGLLTGFLSFFLGQALLGDHSTTIGAPDVLRAVIGSGLYMALIAVFSMGVAAMLRSSMLSLGILMPFFFLVSQILAAVPGAKDVARYFPDQAGRKILQVVPDAMNTDRAPYGPWEGFGILVLWVAAALVGGWIVMKRRDA from the coding sequence CTGACAGCGGCACCGGCGGTCCTCCGGTCCGAGTGGACCAAGATCCGTACGGTCTCCTCCACCACCTGGACCCTGATCAGCGCCCTCGTGGTGACCGTCGCCCTGGGCGCCGTCCTCTGCGCGGTGTACAACGCGACGTTCGACGACCTCAGCGACGCCCAGCGGGCCACCTTCGACCCGACGTTCGCCAGCTTCTCCGGGATGGTCCTCGGCCAGCTGGCGATGGTGGTCTTCGGGGTGCTCGTGGTCGGCTCCGAGTACTCCTCGGGCATGATCCGCACCTCGCTGGCCGCCGTCCCCCGGCGCTCGCTCTTCCTCTTCTCCAAGATCTTCGTGGCCGGGGTGCTGGCCCTGATCGTCGGGCTCCTCACCGGCTTCCTCTCCTTCTTCCTCGGCCAGGCGCTGCTGGGCGACCACAGCACGACCATCGGCGCGCCTGACGTGCTGCGCGCGGTCATCGGCAGCGGGCTCTACATGGCGCTGATCGCCGTGTTCTCGATGGGGGTGGCGGCGATGCTGCGCAGCTCGATGCTGTCGCTGGGCATCCTGATGCCGTTCTTCTTCCTGGTCTCCCAGATCCTGGCGGCGGTCCCGGGCGCCAAGGACGTCGCGCGGTACTTCCCCGACCAGGCGGGCCGGAAGATCCTCCAGGTGGTGCCGGACGCGATGAACACGGACCGGGCGCCGTACGGGCCGTGGGAGGGCTTCGGGATCCTGGTCCTGTGGGTCGCGGCGGCGCTGGTCGGCGGCTGGATCGTGATGAAGAGGCGCGACGCCTGA